One window of Desulfitibacter sp. BRH_c19 genomic DNA carries:
- a CDS encoding stage III sporulation protein AD: MEILQIVGLGLVTAIIIILVKQANSPTIAVILSILVGATIFLMMLTKIGAIIDILQQLADRANVNQFYLATILKIIGIAYIAEFGSQMCKDAGESAIASKIEFAAKILVMILAIPIFAAILESIIRLLP, from the coding sequence ATGGAGATTTTGCAAATTGTAGGTTTAGGTTTAGTTACTGCTATCATCATAATTCTAGTTAAGCAGGCTAACTCTCCAACTATTGCGGTAATTCTTAGTATACTTGTTGGTGCCACAATCTTTCTGATGATGCTCACTAAAATTGGTGCAATCATCGACATCCTCCAGCAATTAGCGGATAGGGCAAATGTAAATCAATTTTATTTGGCTACAATCTTAAAAATAATTGGAATAGCATATATAGCAGAATTTGGATCTCAAATGTGCAAGGATGCTGGTGAGTCAGCTATAGCTAGTAAAATCGAATTTGCTGCTAAAATTTTGGTAATGATCCTTGCAATACCTATATTTGCTGCCATTTTAGAATCAATAATTCGTTTGTTGCCATGA
- a CDS encoding stage III sporulation protein AC, whose product MSNLDLVFKLAGLSMIITVIHLLLKQAGREDFAYLSLLAGVTIALLMVVPVIVELLSTVRSVFQLY is encoded by the coding sequence ATGTCAAATTTGGATTTAGTTTTTAAGTTGGCTGGCCTGTCTATGATTATTACTGTTATTCATCTTCTTTTGAAGCAGGCAGGAAGAGAAGATTTCGCCTATTTATCCTTGCTAGCGGGTGTAACAATAGCTCTGCTAATGGTTGTACCAGTAATTGTAGAGCTCCTTTCTACTGTGAGGTCTGTATTCCAACTATACTAA
- a CDS encoding elongation factor P: MISTNDFRTGVTVEIDGDIFTVVDFQHVKPGKGAAFVRTKLKNIRTGAVVEQTFRAGEKVPKAHIEKKSMQYLYNDGESYVVMDNESYDQINLLKHHFDGKEIFLKDNMTLSVLMFGTEVIGVELPMHVELEVVETEPGIKGDTATGATKAATVETGAIVQVPLFIEQGDVLRIDTRTGHYIERA, translated from the coding sequence ATGATTTCTACTAATGATTTTAGGACTGGTGTAACAGTTGAAATTGACGGAGATATTTTTACAGTTGTTGATTTTCAACATGTTAAACCGGGTAAAGGAGCAGCCTTTGTTCGCACAAAACTAAAAAATATTAGGACAGGCGCTGTAGTTGAACAAACCTTTAGAGCAGGAGAAAAAGTCCCCAAGGCTCATATTGAGAAAAAATCAATGCAATATTTATACAATGATGGAGAAAGCTATGTAGTAATGGATAATGAATCATATGACCAGATTAATTTACTAAAACATCATTTCGATGGAAAGGAAATATTTCTTAAGGACAACATGACTTTAAGTGTTTTGATGTTTGGAACTGAAGTCATTGGAGTTGAGCTTCCTATGCACGTAGAACTTGAAGTCGTTGAAACAGAGCCTGGCATAAAGGGAGATACTGCTACTGGTGCCACTAAAGCAGCTACTGTGGAAACTGGAGCTATTGTACAAGTCCCCTTATTTATTGAACAGGGTGATGTTCTAAGGATTGACACAAGAACTGGACATTACATAGAAAGAGCATAA
- a CDS encoding Xaa-Pro dipeptidase encodes MNQRIEKIRAYLKEKDIEAFLIIKPENIRYLSGFTGTSAQLLITKNRNYLITDFRYIGQAKLQSLDYDVVKQKGKFIDEIKELCQHENIKQIAFEEEQMVFKMYETYYQALKPINFVPSSQFLKTIRSIKDEQEIMRLKKSAALADEAFSHIISYIKPGVSEKKIALELEFFLRNKGADAISFDFIVASGERGSLPHGVASEKIISTGELVTMDFGCIYKGYCSDITRTVCVGTLEAKQREVYNIVLEAQLAGVNCLRANMKCEDPDQVSREIIEKAGYGEYFGHNLGHSVGLEIHEEPRLAKGNEDLLQPGMVVTVEPGIYIPGFGGVRIEDMILIHENHIEILTKSCKDILVL; translated from the coding sequence TTGAATCAAAGAATAGAAAAAATACGAGCTTATTTAAAAGAAAAGGATATTGAAGCTTTCTTAATAATAAAACCTGAAAACATTAGATACTTAAGTGGTTTTACAGGCACTAGTGCGCAACTATTGATTACCAAAAATAGAAACTATCTAATTACTGATTTTAGATATATTGGTCAAGCCAAGCTACAATCTCTAGATTATGATGTTGTTAAGCAAAAGGGCAAATTTATAGATGAAATAAAAGAACTTTGCCAGCATGAAAACATTAAACAGATTGCCTTTGAAGAAGAGCAGATGGTCTTTAAAATGTACGAGACATATTATCAAGCTCTGAAACCAATAAACTTTGTACCTTCTTCTCAATTTTTGAAGACTATTAGATCTATAAAAGATGAACAGGAAATTATGCGCTTAAAGAAATCAGCTGCCTTGGCTGATGAAGCTTTTTCTCATATTATTTCATATATTAAGCCTGGTGTAAGTGAGAAAAAAATTGCGCTTGAACTAGAGTTTTTTTTAAGAAACAAAGGTGCTGACGCTATATCCTTTGATTTTATAGTCGCATCTGGGGAACGTGGTTCTTTGCCTCATGGAGTTGCTTCTGAAAAGATTATTTCTACTGGAGAGCTTGTGACAATGGACTTTGGATGTATTTATAAAGGCTATTGTTCTGATATAACTAGAACTGTTTGTGTCGGCACACTTGAAGCTAAACAAAGGGAAGTATATAATATTGTTCTAGAAGCGCAACTTGCAGGTGTAAATTGCCTAAGAGCTAATATGAAGTGTGAAGACCCAGATCAGGTATCACGTGAAATTATAGAAAAAGCAGGTTATGGTGAGTATTTTGGGCATAATCTTGGTCATTCTGTTGGCTTGGAAATTCATGAGGAACCTAGACTTGCAAAAGGTAATGAAGACCTTTTGCAACCTGGAATGGTTGTTACGGTTGAACCAGGAATTTATATACCCGGGTTTGGCGGGGTAAGAATAGAAGATATGATCTTAATTCATGAAAATCACATAGAAATTTTGACAAAATCATGTAAAGATATACTGGTTTTATGA
- a CDS encoding 3-dehydroquinate dehydratase, whose product MLGKRPENIYGKVTLEEINKDISSKAVELGIQVEFYQSNHEGELIDIIHKANSEADGIIVNLGAYSHYSIALRDAVEILSIPAVEVHLSNIYAREDFRHISYISPLAAGVICGFGPLGYSLALVAIRDILV is encoded by the coding sequence ATGTTGGGTAAGAGACCTGAAAATATATATGGCAAGGTTACTTTAGAAGAGATTAATAAGGATATTAGTAGTAAAGCAGTAGAGTTAGGTATTCAGGTTGAATTCTACCAGTCTAATCATGAAGGTGAATTAATAGATATTATCCATAAAGCAAATAGTGAAGCTGACGGGATAATTGTAAATCTAGGTGCTTATAGTCACTATAGTATTGCTTTACGTGATGCTGTAGAAATTCTCTCTATTCCTGCAGTTGAAGTTCATTTATCAAACATCTATGCTAGAGAAGATTTTAGGCATATATCCTACATTTCACCCTTGGCTGCTGGAGTAATATGTGGTTTTGGTCCTTTAGGATATAGTCTTGCTTTAGTTGCAATTAGGGATATTTTGGTGTGA
- a CDS encoding peptidase C69 — protein sequence MEQKYLKIGQGLVTKAKELGADSAEVYIMQSQDLSIEVSNGEIETLKNAEARGLGIRVYKDQGMGYSFSADFSGTALESVIHQAVANAAIVEKDPFNKMPSGNFDYPKLELYDPEIVSTDLEDKINLAKDIEIAAKAEDKRITITENSTYQDSVYSVTIVNSNGLDAVYRGAYCGGYAFLVGEEEGDNQTGFAVQYGLKYSQLNPQKIGQEAAQKAVRMLGAKEISSQKATVVLDPYVVTNFLGVLSPSLSSESVQKGRSLFTGKIGEMVAAKNISIIDDGILPGGIASSPFDGEGVSSQKTVLIENGKLNGFLYNTYTAAKDNLQSTGNSTRGSYKSTPEVGTTNFYIAKGDISRDKLIGEVDNGLYVTEVMGIHTANPISGDFSVGAAGIWIKNGQLQGPVRGIAIAGNIASLLKSIDGVADDLTFFVGKGAPTVRISEMVISGN from the coding sequence ATGGAACAAAAATATTTGAAAATTGGACAGGGTTTAGTTACAAAAGCAAAAGAACTAGGTGCCGACTCTGCTGAAGTTTACATAATGCAGTCTCAGGACCTTTCTATTGAGGTATCTAATGGGGAAATAGAGACTCTTAAAAATGCTGAAGCAAGAGGTCTTGGAATCAGAGTTTATAAGGATCAAGGAATGGGGTATTCTTTTTCAGCAGATTTTTCTGGTACTGCTTTAGAAAGTGTTATTCATCAGGCAGTTGCCAATGCTGCAATAGTTGAAAAGGATCCATTTAATAAAATGCCTAGTGGTAATTTTGATTATCCCAAGCTAGAGCTATACGACCCAGAGATTGTTTCTACTGACTTGGAAGATAAAATCAACCTTGCTAAAGATATAGAAATAGCTGCAAAAGCAGAAGATAAAAGAATAACAATTACGGAAAACTCTACTTACCAGGATTCGGTATATTCAGTTACCATCGTAAACTCAAATGGCCTTGATGCAGTATATAGAGGTGCATATTGTGGTGGTTACGCATTTTTAGTAGGTGAAGAAGAAGGTGATAACCAAACTGGATTTGCTGTTCAGTATGGTCTAAAATATTCCCAGCTTAACCCACAAAAGATTGGGCAGGAAGCAGCTCAAAAAGCAGTAAGAATGCTGGGCGCTAAGGAAATTTCTAGTCAAAAAGCAACAGTTGTTCTAGATCCCTATGTGGTGACTAATTTCCTAGGTGTATTATCACCATCACTATCTTCCGAATCTGTTCAAAAGGGTAGATCACTCTTTACAGGTAAAATCGGAGAAATGGTTGCTGCAAAAAATATTTCTATAATTGATGATGGGATTCTACCAGGTGGCATAGCATCATCTCCCTTTGATGGGGAAGGTGTAAGTAGTCAAAAGACAGTACTAATTGAAAATGGAAAATTAAATGGCTTTTTGTATAATACCTATACTGCTGCCAAGGATAATCTACAATCCACAGGTAACAGCACTAGAGGATCATATAAATCTACTCCCGAAGTAGGAACTACAAACTTCTATATTGCAAAGGGAGATATTTCGCGAGATAAGTTAATAGGTGAAGTTGATAACGGGCTATACGTTACTGAAGTTATGGGCATTCATACTGCAAATCCTATTTCAGGCGATTTCTCTGTTGGGGCAGCGGGAATATGGATTAAAAATGGACAATTGCAGGGTCCTGTAAGAGGAATAGCTATAGCTGGAAATATAGCAAGTCTCTTAAAATCAATTGACGGTGTGGCTGATGACCTAACCTTCTTTGTGGGCAAAGGTGCTCCAACTGTTAGAATCAGCGAAATGGTTATTAGCGGAAACTGA
- a CDS encoding peptidase C69 — MINKTDLQEVLAVAKKFGGDFAEIFIEKKKSSGIGLEADKIERVVSGVDIGAGIRVIIGENTSYAYTNDLSLDSLIKAAQIVAKSAGNKEKSVTIDLSKVHSAVNSGVEKEPDSIPIEKKVEKVVEANKVARRIDDRIKQVMVSYGDVVQEVIIANSLGEMVEDKRVRTRFMVNSVAAEGSLIQTGYEAAGSFAGFELFDEVDSIEIATKAANRAIKMLEAKPAPSGRMPVVMTSHAGGTMVHEACGHGLEADLVQKKLSVYAGKKGQQVATPEVTVIDDGTTKKYGYMSWDDEGVKSRKNVLIKNGVLEEFMYDRLTAMKENRESTGNGRRESYQNRPIPRMTNTYIDKGDIDPEEIIKATKRGLLVEKMGGGQVNTTNGDFVFDVAEGYLIENGEVKEAVRGATLTGNGPKVLSKIDMVGNDLGFAIGTCGKDGQGVPVSDAQPTLRVKELVVGGTEAPGSGPEIRRIRRL, encoded by the coding sequence GTGATAAATAAGACAGATTTACAGGAAGTACTAGCCGTAGCAAAAAAATTTGGTGGAGATTTTGCTGAAATTTTTATTGAGAAAAAAAAGAGTTCTGGAATAGGATTAGAGGCTGATAAGATAGAAAGAGTGGTTAGTGGAGTAGATATAGGTGCTGGTATCAGAGTTATTATAGGTGAAAACACCTCTTATGCCTATACAAATGACCTATCATTGGATTCTTTAATCAAGGCTGCTCAAATAGTTGCAAAATCAGCAGGCAACAAAGAAAAATCGGTAACCATTGATTTATCAAAGGTACATAGTGCAGTCAATAGTGGAGTAGAAAAGGAGCCTGACTCAATACCAATTGAGAAAAAAGTTGAAAAGGTAGTTGAAGCAAATAAGGTTGCCAGAAGAATAGATGATAGAATCAAGCAGGTAATGGTGAGCTACGGAGATGTTGTTCAGGAAGTTATCATTGCCAATTCATTAGGAGAAATGGTTGAAGATAAGAGAGTAAGAACTCGTTTTATGGTTAATTCAGTAGCAGCAGAAGGCTCTTTAATACAGACTGGTTATGAAGCTGCAGGGAGTTTTGCAGGTTTTGAATTATTTGATGAAGTGGACTCCATAGAAATTGCTACTAAAGCAGCAAACCGAGCTATTAAAATGCTGGAAGCAAAACCTGCTCCTTCAGGTAGAATGCCTGTGGTTATGACTTCTCACGCTGGGGGTACAATGGTTCACGAAGCTTGTGGACATGGCCTAGAGGCAGACCTGGTTCAGAAAAAGCTTTCAGTATATGCTGGTAAAAAGGGGCAACAGGTTGCAACCCCAGAAGTAACAGTTATTGATGATGGCACAACAAAAAAGTACGGCTATATGTCCTGGGATGATGAAGGAGTAAAAAGCCGCAAGAATGTACTGATTAAAAATGGTGTTCTAGAAGAATTCATGTATGACAGGCTCACAGCAATGAAGGAAAATAGAGAATCAACTGGCAATGGAAGACGTGAGTCCTATCAAAATAGACCTATTCCTAGAATGACAAATACATACATTGACAAGGGCGACATAGACCCTGAAGAAATTATCAAAGCTACTAAGAGAGGTCTCTTGGTTGAGAAGATGGGTGGAGGACAGGTTAATACAACTAATGGTGACTTTGTATTTGACGTTGCTGAAGGCTATTTAATAGAAAATGGCGAAGTGAAGGAAGCTGTTAGAGGCGCTACATTGACTGGAAATGGACCCAAGGTTCTTAGTAAGATAGATATGGTTGGCAATGACTTAGGTTTTGCAATTGGTACATGTGGTAAAGATGGTCAGGGTGTTCCAGTATCCGATGCCCAGCCTACACTTCGAGTTAAAGAATTAGTAGTAGGTGGTACAGAAGCCCCGGGTTCTGGACCTGAAATAAGAAGAATTCGCAGACTCTAA
- a CDS encoding shikimate kinase — MKNNIILIGFMGTGKTAVGKRLANKLKMKFFDTDEDIEKVSGMSIGKIFNDYGEVRFRSEEALAVMRASKQNNYVIATGGGAVLFPENIDLLAKSGIIVALDASPEEIQKRVSKRNSFRPLLGNDKSIENITRLLEQRIPIYNKADFKINTTGKELEEVVDEIVGLLKSNG, encoded by the coding sequence ATGAAAAATAATATTATTTTAATTGGTTTTATGGGAACAGGAAAGACGGCTGTTGGAAAAAGGTTAGCAAATAAACTAAAAATGAAGTTCTTTGATACAGATGAAGATATAGAAAAAGTTTCTGGAATGAGCATAGGCAAGATATTTAATGATTATGGTGAAGTAAGGTTTCGTTCTGAGGAAGCACTTGCCGTAATGAGAGCTAGTAAGCAAAATAATTATGTTATAGCTACTGGTGGAGGAGCTGTACTGTTTCCTGAAAATATTGATTTACTTGCAAAGAGTGGGATAATTGTGGCTTTGGACGCAAGTCCTGAAGAAATACAAAAGAGGGTCTCTAAAAGAAATAGCTTCAGACCACTACTAGGTAATGATAAATCCATTGAAAACATTACTAGATTACTGGAACAAAGGATACCTATCTATAATAAGGCAGATTTTAAAATAAATACCACAGGCAAAGAGCTTGAAGAAGTGGTTGATGAAATAGTGGGGTTATTAAAAAGCAATGGATAG
- a CDS encoding type IV pili twitching motility protein PilT — translation MANIHDLLRTAVDRGASDLHIKVGIAPFIRINGVLETLDLPPLSSDDTLGLLNQVQVNPDKLEIFKQTGEIDFSYTCKELGYFRINAYKYRDAVGIAFRVINSVIPSINELGLPESIKILARRSSGLILVTGPTGIGKSTTLAAMIDLINKEKFCHIVTLEDPIEYLHTHKKSIVTQREIGRDSKSFPNALRASLRQDPDVIMVGEMRDLETISIAITAAETGHLVMASLHTKDAAQTVARIIDVFPSSQQEQIRVQLANTLAGIISQRLIKRADGRGRIAAVEILLCTPAIRNLIRNNKIHQIYSSIQTGSKYGMQTLDSQLQIYYERGIIVAEDALEYAVDQEAMITYLYGKGSKVFSNHGVGVNNR, via the coding sequence TTGGCAAATATTCATGATTTATTAAGAACTGCAGTTGATAGAGGTGCGTCCGATTTACACATAAAAGTGGGGATTGCACCTTTTATAAGGATAAATGGTGTATTAGAGACGCTAGATTTGCCTCCCCTTAGTTCAGATGATACATTAGGACTCTTAAATCAGGTTCAGGTTAATCCAGACAAACTGGAAATATTTAAGCAAACGGGTGAGATAGACTTTTCATATACCTGTAAAGAATTAGGATATTTCCGCATAAATGCATATAAATACAGGGATGCAGTAGGTATTGCATTTAGGGTAATAAATAGTGTTATACCCTCTATCAATGAATTAGGCCTTCCTGAATCTATTAAGATTCTTGCAAGACGTTCGTCTGGGCTCATCTTAGTTACTGGGCCTACCGGCATCGGTAAATCCACCACATTAGCAGCAATGATAGACTTAATAAATAAGGAAAAGTTTTGTCATATCGTAACCTTAGAAGATCCCATTGAATATCTTCATACACATAAGAAAAGTATTGTAACTCAAAGAGAGATTGGTAGAGACAGTAAAAGCTTCCCCAATGCTCTGCGAGCATCCCTACGCCAAGATCCAGATGTAATTATGGTAGGAGAAATGAGGGATTTAGAGACCATATCAATTGCAATTACTGCAGCCGAGACGGGACATTTAGTAATGGCTTCATTACATACAAAGGATGCTGCTCAAACTGTGGCACGTATCATAGATGTATTTCCTTCCAGCCAGCAGGAACAAATACGAGTCCAATTGGCAAACACACTAGCTGGTATCATCTCCCAAAGACTTATCAAACGAGCTGATGGAAGGGGCAGAATAGCTGCTGTTGAAATTTTGTTATGTACCCCTGCTATTCGTAACCTTATAAGAAATAATAAAATCCACCAGATTTATTCGTCAATACAGACAGGCTCCAAATATGGAATGCAGACCCTTGACAGTCAATTACAGATATATTATGAGAGGGGTATTATAGTAGCTGAGGATGCATTAGAGTATGCTGTTGATCAAGAAGCAATGATAACTTATTTATATGGCAAGGGTAGTAAGGTTTTTAGTAATCATGGTGTGGGGGTGAATAATAGATGA
- a CDS encoding type II secretion system protein GspE, producing the protein MKFTDLKSYIGSYLIEKGEITEKQLQEALIYQNNSKGTRKFLGQVLVDLGYTSEEMVAMAVAKQAGVPFVSLEKYEIDNVAVSILDQTIIKRYQALPIAFENGRLVVAMVQPRDVIAIDDLRIISGYEIQPVLVTDSELVASIETRSRTNFDVEQAPEEDVDQEIVPGHDAAEKPAVKLANLILSQAVHTNVSDIHVEPQERSLRIRYRIDGVLHETMRPPRRLAPSLVSRIKVMANMDIAERRIPQDGRTTLKIDGKTIDVRVASLPSAFGEKLTLRILDRSSELITLKDLGFPVKLLKHYDQIMRLPYGFILVTGPTGSGKSTTLYSSLKVLNSVDKHIITIEDPIERRLDGINQIQVNNQAGMTFASGLRSILRNDPDIIMVGEIRDHETARIAVESALTGHLVLSTLHTNDSAGAITRLADMGIEPYLTASSLIGVVAQRLVRTLCSHCKKPYDISRKELLKSVPDFPLDNGEEIIRLYKPQTCIKCSETGYRGRVGVYEFLIMSEGIGKLTLMRSSTKEIKEMAVKEGMITLRQEGLLKAKKGITSLEEVLRVIV; encoded by the coding sequence TTGAAATTTACAGACCTTAAAAGCTATATTGGAAGCTATCTAATCGAAAAAGGTGAGATAACAGAAAAACAACTTCAGGAAGCTTTAATATATCAAAATAACTCTAAAGGTACAAGAAAATTTCTTGGTCAGGTGTTGGTGGATTTAGGCTATACATCTGAAGAAATGGTTGCTATGGCAGTTGCAAAACAGGCGGGAGTTCCTTTTGTTTCTTTAGAAAAATATGAAATAGATAATGTAGCAGTATCTATACTAGACCAGACAATAATTAAACGGTATCAAGCATTACCAATTGCTTTTGAAAATGGAAGACTGGTAGTGGCAATGGTCCAACCAAGAGATGTTATTGCAATTGATGATTTGCGTATTATCTCAGGATATGAAATACAACCCGTGTTGGTTACTGATAGCGAATTAGTAGCTTCTATAGAAACAAGAAGTAGAACGAACTTTGATGTTGAACAGGCCCCTGAAGAAGATGTAGATCAGGAAATTGTACCAGGGCATGATGCTGCAGAAAAACCAGCAGTAAAACTAGCTAATCTTATCCTTAGCCAAGCAGTCCATACTAATGTAAGTGATATACATGTTGAACCGCAAGAGAGAAGTCTAAGGATACGCTATAGGATTGATGGGGTTCTCCATGAGACGATGAGACCGCCAAGACGTTTGGCACCATCACTTGTTTCTCGCATAAAGGTTATGGCAAATATGGATATAGCAGAAAGGCGTATTCCTCAGGATGGCCGTACTACTTTAAAAATAGATGGAAAAACCATTGATGTTAGGGTAGCTTCTCTTCCATCAGCATTTGGGGAAAAGCTTACATTACGAATACTTGATAGAAGTTCTGAGCTTATAACCTTAAAAGACCTAGGATTTCCAGTTAAGCTGTTAAAGCACTATGATCAAATAATGAGATTGCCCTATGGTTTTATTCTTGTTACAGGACCCACTGGTAGTGGTAAAAGCACTACTTTATATTCCAGCTTAAAAGTGCTGAATTCTGTTGACAAGCACATTATAACTATAGAAGATCCAATTGAAAGGCGATTAGATGGTATTAATCAGATTCAGGTAAATAATCAAGCAGGAATGACATTTGCTTCTGGCTTAAGATCAATTCTTAGGAATGACCCAGATATAATCATGGTTGGGGAAATTCGAGATCATGAAACAGCTCGTATAGCAGTTGAATCAGCTTTAACTGGGCACCTGGTATTATCTACTTTACATACAAATGACTCTGCTGGCGCTATTACACGATTGGCAGATATGGGGATAGAGCCTTATCTTACTGCATCTTCATTAATAGGTGTTGTAGCTCAAAGGTTGGTAAGAACTTTATGCTCCCACTGTAAAAAGCCCTATGATATAAGCAGAAAAGAATTGTTAAAGAGTGTTCCAGATTTTCCTCTAGATAATGGAGAGGAAATTATTCGCCTTTATAAACCACAAACCTGTATTAAGTGTAGTGAAACAGGCTATAGGGGGCGTGTAGGTGTTTATGAATTTTTAATAATGAGTGAAGGCATTGGCAAGCTAACTCTTATGAGAAGTTCAACCAAAGAAATAAAAGAGATGGCTGTAAAAGAAGGAATGATAACCCTAAGGCAAGAGGGTTTGTTGAAGGCAAAGAAAGGTATCACCTCTCTTGAAGAGGTATTAAGGGTAATCGTATAG
- a CDS encoding secretion system protein — translation MGVYSYEVIDKLGNSSTGDIEADDTSNATRKLREKGYMVIEIKEIKGLTQVSFFQRPRKVKLGELSLFSRQLAAMLDAGIPLTRALFTLSRQINNPTFKKTVAQIASSVEGGMSFTEALELYPKIFSSLYIGMIQAGEIGGTLEESLQRISEQLQKDKTLRDNIRSASVYPLAVLGFAAVVLTVMMVFIVPIFVNMFPAGTELPLLTRIIVTLSDLIRGYWYFCIIGILAVVFGVRYYLKSPTGSYQWDKVKLKLPVFGSLIHKAVLARFSRTLATLLSGGIPVMQALEVSGPASGNQIIAEAVNNAREKIQEGRSIAEPLEESGQFPPMVIHMIAVGEETGSLSTLLNRIAEFFEDEVTTMTKGLTSLLEPILLVTIGILVGGMVIALYLPIFTAITKVGG, via the coding sequence ATGGGAGTATATTCTTATGAAGTTATTGATAAACTAGGAAATTCGTCTACTGGTGATATAGAAGCCGATGATACTTCAAATGCAACTCGAAAGCTTCGTGAAAAGGGTTATATGGTAATAGAGATAAAAGAAATTAAAGGTTTAACTCAGGTTTCTTTTTTTCAAAGACCTCGCAAGGTAAAGCTTGGTGAATTGAGTTTATTCAGTCGTCAATTAGCTGCTATGCTTGATGCTGGTATTCCATTAACGCGAGCTTTATTTACGTTAAGTCGCCAAATTAATAACCCCACCTTCAAAAAAACAGTTGCTCAAATTGCTTCTAGTGTGGAGGGTGGCATGAGTTTCACAGAAGCACTAGAATTATATCCAAAGATATTTTCTTCACTTTATATTGGAATGATCCAGGCGGGTGAGATAGGAGGTACGCTTGAAGAATCATTACAAAGAATCTCAGAACAATTACAAAAGGATAAAACGCTTAGAGATAATATTCGTTCAGCTTCTGTTTACCCATTAGCGGTGCTTGGTTTTGCTGCTGTTGTTTTGACAGTCATGATGGTTTTTATTGTTCCTATATTTGTAAATATGTTCCCAGCAGGAACAGAACTTCCACTTCTGACAAGGATTATAGTTACATTATCAGATTTAATAAGAGGGTATTGGTATTTTTGTATAATTGGAATTTTAGCAGTTGTTTTCGGAGTACGCTATTATTTGAAAAGTCCAACAGGAAGCTACCAGTGGGATAAGGTAAAGCTTAAATTACCCGTATTTGGCTCCTTGATTCATAAGGCAGTCCTTGCTAGATTTTCAAGAACATTAGCAACGTTGTTATCAGGCGGTATTCCTGTAATGCAAGCATTAGAGGTTTCTGGACCTGCTTCGGGGAACCAGATTATCGCTGAAGCTGTGAATAATGCTAGAGAAAAGATCCAAGAGGGAAGAAGCATTGCCGAACCATTAGAGGAAAGTGGTCAGTTTCCTCCAATGGTGATACATATGATAGCAGTTGGTGAAGAAACCGGTTCACTTTCAACACTTTTAAATAGAATTGCAGAGTTTTTTGAGGATGAAGTTACCACCATGACAAAGGGTTTAACATCACTACTCGAACCAATTTTATTAGTTACTATAGGTATCCTGGTTGGTGGAATGGTTATAGCATTATACTTACCGATTTTTACGGCAATTACCAAAGTAGGGGGATAA